From the genome of Longimicrobiaceae bacterium, one region includes:
- the rplI gene encoding 50S ribosomal protein L9 → MQVILRDRIENLGNAGEIVDVKPGYGRNFLIPQGLAYEATQGNIRKIESERAQVTKREAATLGEARERAKALEGISLTFHARAGQEGKLFGSITSGDIAEKLAEQGITVDRRAIELEEPIKALGVTSVPVRLHSQVHPEIKVWVIDEK, encoded by the coding sequence ATGCAGGTGATCCTCAGGGACCGAATCGAGAACCTCGGCAACGCGGGCGAGATCGTCGACGTGAAGCCCGGGTACGGCCGCAACTTCCTCATCCCGCAGGGCCTCGCCTACGAGGCCACGCAGGGAAACATCCGCAAGATCGAGAGCGAGCGCGCGCAGGTCACCAAGCGCGAGGCCGCCACGCTGGGCGAGGCGCGCGAGCGTGCCAAGGCGCTGGAGGGCATCTCGCTCACCTTCCACGCCCGCGCGGGCCAGGAAGGCAAGCTGTTCGGCTCCATCACCTCGGGCGACATCGCCGAGAAGCTGGCCGAGCAGGGCATCACCGTCGACCGCCGCGCGATCGAGCTGGAGGAGCCCATCAAGGCCCTCGGCGTGACCAGCGTGCCGGTGCGCCTGCACTCGCAGGTGCATCCCGAGATCAAGGTCTGGGTCATCGACGAGAAGTGA
- the rpsR gene encoding 30S ribosomal protein S18, which translates to MRPNRKTCPVCESGSRTIDYKDERTLTRFITERGKILPRRISGMCARHQRQAGTAIKRARFLALLPYIAGFEG; encoded by the coding sequence ATGCGCCCAAACCGTAAGACCTGCCCCGTCTGCGAGTCCGGCTCGCGGACCATCGACTACAAGGACGAGCGCACCCTCACGCGCTTCATCACCGAGCGCGGCAAGATCCTGCCCCGGCGCATCAGCGGGATGTGCGCCCGCCACCAGCGCCAGGCCGGGACCGCCATCAAGCGCGCGCGCTTCCTGGCGCTCCTGCCGTACATCGCGGGCTTCGAAGGGTAA
- the rpsF gene encoding 30S ribosomal protein S6, whose product MSKGKVTLRDYEIVYIFSPAVEDERINEKVERYHALLTGTNGGEITAVDHWGKRQLAYSVEDQTTGYYVVAQFAAPAEALPEFERLLKLDEELLRYLVVVNEGDLKTTPVQATPARDEDEDSDED is encoded by the coding sequence ATGTCCAAAGGCAAGGTGACTTTGCGGGACTACGAGATCGTGTACATCTTCTCGCCGGCCGTCGAGGACGAGCGGATCAACGAGAAGGTCGAGCGCTACCATGCGCTCCTGACCGGCACCAATGGCGGCGAGATCACCGCGGTCGACCACTGGGGCAAGCGCCAGCTCGCCTACTCGGTCGAGGACCAGACCACCGGCTACTACGTGGTGGCGCAGTTCGCCGCCCCCGCCGAGGCGCTCCCCGAGTTCGAGCGCCTGCTGAAGCTGGACGAGGAGCTGCTCCGCTACCTCGTGGTGGTGAACGAGGGCGACCTCAAGACGACTCCCGTCCAGGCCACGCCGGCCCGCGACGAGGACGAAGATTCGGACGAGGACTAG